A part of Entelurus aequoreus isolate RoL-2023_Sb linkage group LG10, RoL_Eaeq_v1.1, whole genome shotgun sequence genomic DNA contains:
- the tbcb gene encoding tubulin-folding cofactor B → MEGSLTVISNPSVNVRLTTAISSFEVKRRFDRGLCIAELKGKLEMVVGVPSSCMDLELFSTSDDYMQKMDDDNALLGSYPVDDDCRIHVIDQSGGQLGEFTDVSKVEKFALSDDAYEKRTETARSFMKKQSLGRYNEEEMAKKKAESIAREEEQKAAAEAITVGSRCQVHASGQPTKLGTVMYVGTTEFKPGFWVGVKYDEPLGKHDGSCNGKRYFECENKYGGFVKPLNVTVGDFPEEDYGLDEM, encoded by the exons ATGGAAGGGTCATTAACAGTTATTTCCAATCCCTCTGTGAATGTGCGTCTAACCACCGCCATATCCTCTTTTGAGGTCAAGCGAAGGTTTGATAGAGGCTTGTGCATTGCAGAGCTGAAG GGGAAACTGGAGATGGTTGTGGGCGTGCCTTCCTCCTGCATGGACCTGGAGTTGTTCAGCACCTCAGACGATTACATGCAAAAAATGGATGACGACAACGCTTTGCTGGGCTCTTATCCAGTGGATGATGACTGCAGAATACAC GTTATTGATCAAAGTGGTGGTCAACTGGGAGAGTTCACTGATGTTTCCAAAGTGGAGAAGTTTGCTCTGTCAGATGACGCGTATGAAAAGAGAACAG AGACGGCAAGGTCCTTCATGAAGAAGCAGTCACTCGGTCGCTACAATGAAGAAGAAATGGCCAAGAAGAAAGCAGAGAGCATCGCTCGGGAAGAAGAACAGAAGGCGGCTGCTGAAGCCATTACCGTCGGCAGCCGATGCCAAGTGCACGCCAGCGGGCAGCCCACAAAGCTTGGCACAGTCATGTATGTTG GCACAACAGAATTTAAGCCAGGCTTTTGGGTGGGTGTGAAGTATGATGAGCCACTGGGGAAACATGACGGCAG TTGTAACGGGAAGCGGTACTTTGAATGTGAGAACAAATATGGAGGCTTCGTGAAGCCGCTGAACGTGACCGTCGGAGACTTTCCTGAAGAGGATTACGGTTTAGATGAAATGTAG